Part of the Leptolyngbya sp. BL0902 genome, TGTGGGGATAGTGGCCAGAGCGGCGAAAGTATTGGCTGGGTACAGCAAACTGGCCGCGATAGGTGGCCCATGCCTGGGTGAGATCGGGGTCTATGGTGAGCACCTGTCTATGGTTGTTCAAAAAGGTTGAGGGAGCCACCCCCTTAGCGTCAAATAGATCGGCATGGGCGGCCAAAAATCCGGCTTCGGTGGGCTGCACCGATCCCCCTGGGAAATGACTCACAATTATGTCAAAGCCACCCCGCTCCTGAAGCAGTCGATCAAAGGAAAAGCCCCAGTGAAAGGGAGCCATCGCCACCACTTCGGATCGAGTGAGGGGGCGGCTCTGGCGACGCCCCTCACTGTTGCAATGGAGACTGCGAATCCCCAATTTCTGGCTCAACTCGACCCAGAAAAGTTCGGTGAGTTTGGCTTGGGCAGCTTGGGTCAGCGCCTCTAGGCGATCCCGCAAAAAGTCGGATTGGGCGTAGGCAGGCACTCGGCCACTTTCTCCCAGTAGTTCGGTCTGGCTGCGGTAGTGCTCCACGCGCACCTGGCGTTCGGCCAAAATAGCCTGGTAGGTGTTGGCCATGAGCGATTGCAGCAGGTTGCCCTGGAGCGGAATAGCATCGTCTCCAGATAGATCGCCTGCGCCCCCCCGTCGCCCGGTCATCACCGCTTGGTCAAAGCCGTCGGCATCTACTGTCACCAAGCCCATCAGGGCATTGCCGGGGCAGAGGGTGAGGCTGAGATCGGGCAGACTGGCGAGTTCCTGGATAGTTTGGGTTTGCTGAACACCCACAAGCAAAATCTGGAGGCGGGCCATGGCCACGGCCTCTGGCCAGCAATCGACGCCGTAGAGACCGTGGCTGGCGAAACGACGGTAAAGGTTCAGGCCGAGGCGATCCGGGGTTCTAGATCCCAAGGCCGCCACCCAGGGAGGCAAGGAGGTGCGCATATCCAGGCTAGCGATGGCGGCTAAGCTCTGGGCCAAATACAGCCAGTCCTGCAAGGCCGCTCGCACATAGCGCCCTGATCCGCAGGCCGGATCCAAAAGGCTGACCTGCCCTAAGTAGTCTAGGAGATCGCTGGCCACAGATGGAGTCAGGGCCAACAGGAGGTGCTCCACCGAGGCATAGGCTCGCCCGCTCATCCGTAGGGCCTGCTCTAGAACTAGGGGGTAGAGGGTACAACGGCCCAGGCTCCACCGCATGGGCTCCGGTGTGGTCAGAGCTGCGCCGCCCTGGGCATTGACCCAGCGCTCTAAAATATCTGGTAGCCAGTCCTCTAGGCGTGTGGCCGGGGCTGAGAGGACATCGCCCAGCCAATCTAGGGCAGGGGCAAAGGCGTCGTCGGGCAAGCTCCGATAGCCCCAGCGGTAGTCGAGGTCGGTTGCGCCAAAGGGTTCCCTCGGAATAAAGGGCAGAGGGCCAAGGCGATCCCGAAGATCGAGCGGACAGTCCTCGGCGGGCAGCACGAGCCCCTGGATGGTAAGGGGCTGAAAGACGTCCAAAAAGAAGCGGTCTACCCCCCGCTGCTGACTCTGGCCAAACTGGTTGTGCAAGTACCACTCGTCGCCGCCGAGGTAGCCCCGCTGCTGGAGCGCAGCCACGGCCACGAGTCGCAGCATTAAAGTTAGGGCAAACCGCTGTCGCTCCACCCCAGTCCCAAGCCCTACCAGAGCCTTGGTGAGGCTGTGAACGCCCTGCTGAAAGCCTTGGTTGCGGTCGGCCATCGCCGGGAGATCGGCGCTATTGAGGGCGGATCCTAGGCAGGGAAACTCAGCCTGATGGGTCTGGTGTAGCCGCCAGAGCCGCTTGGCCCAATCCCGATCCCCCTGGCCTCGAATGACCACCCGAAACCGCCAGGTAGCTTCTGGGCTGGCATGGGTACGCCACCCCCAAAGACTGCGCTGGCCATCGGTGCTGAGGGCAATAACCAGGGGGTCGGTGGCCGTGGCGGCTAGGGCTGTCCACCGTTGCTCCAGCCCCGCAGAATCCTCGGCGGCACCTCGGTCTAGTCGGTCTGATGCCAGGATGACGGTGGCACTACCGCGCTGGGCTAGGGGTCGGCCCACGGTGCTGCCCGGCGGGGAGGAAGGGATGATGTCCCAGCCTAAACTTCCCACGAAGAGGGCTTCTAGGGCGAGATGATCGAGGCTTTGCTGGAGCGAATCCATCACCTCTACCCATTCCTAGACCGCAGGGGGCTGATGGTGCGTCTGAGCGTAGTCCCGAAACCGATTTAGGTCAGACTGGAGGGTCGCTTCTACTAAACGGCCCAAAAACAGTCCGTCCATCCATTTGATGATGGCTGGAATGGCGTAGGAGACCGTCAGCTTGACGCTAGATTGCCCCTCCTTGCGGTCGTAGAACCGAATGGCACCTTTGTTGGGCAAGCCGTCGATGGCTTCCCACTGAATAATTTGGTATTCCACCAGGTTGGTAATTTTGGAGCGCCAGGTAAACTCTAGCCCCCGCGAAGCCAACTTCCATTCCGACAGGTCTGGGGTTTCGGGCGGAATGCGGACAGAATCGATCCACTTCATCCATTTCGGCATTTGTTCGAGATCGCACCAGAGATTCCAGGAGGTCTCTACTGGAACATTCACATCGACGATTACGCTGTGGTCAAGCCATTCACTCATGGGGGCTACCTGCCATCAATCCGCTATTACCAGAATACAGGGGTTCCCCAAGTTTGCACGGACGGGCTGTTCTGTGGACTACGGGAAATATTGGGGTAATGGGATATACCGCTACTTCAGAATTTCCCGCAGTTGGTATAGTCCTGAAGGATTAGGCATTGGAGAACAAAAAATCCCATGGTACAGCAGCGTAGTGGTGTGTCGAGTCCTCCCATCGTCAGGGGTCGCCCCGTCAGGATCCAAAAACGGTGGGGAATGGCCCTTCCGTGGGCTCTGGGGTTAGGCGTTGGCGGTGCCTTGGCCTTCAGTCCCTCAGTGTTTGCCCAGGCGGAGGCTCCAGGGATGGTCATGGCCCTCAGTCCTGAATCGCTTCAGGTAGCGGTAGATACCCTTTGGGTGCTGGTTGCAGGGTTTCTGGTGTTTTTTATGAATGCCGGATTCTGCATGTTAGAAACCGGATTCTGCCGCAGTAAAAATGCCGTTAACCTGCTAGCCAAAAACCTGATTGTCTTTGGCCTCTCCACCCTGGCCTTTTGGGTGCTCGGTTTTGGGATAATGTTTGGTGACGGCAACGGACTTTTCGGCTATTCCGGCTTCTTCCTCAGCGGAGCCGACAACAGCCCCGCCACCGGAGCGGATTATCAAGGCGTTTACGACTCCCTCAGTTGGGCTGGGGTGCCGCTGAAGGCCAAGTTCTTTTTCCAACTGGCCTTTGCGGGCACTGCGGCCACCATTGTTTCTGGGGCCGTAGCCGAGCGGATTAAGTTCCTCGCCTTCTTTGTCTTTAGCCTGCTGCTAGTGGGCATCTCCTACCCAATCACAGGCCACTGGGTTTGGGGTGATGGCTTCCTATCTGCCTTGGGATTTTACGACTTCGCGGGCTCCACCGTGGTACATTCCGTCGGCGGCTGGGCCGCATTGATTGGGGCCATTCTGCTGGGCCCTCGCCTAGGCCGTTATCAGCAGCGTCCGGTGGCGATGCCGGGGCACAACCTCAGTATTTCTGCCCTGGGCTGTTTGATTTTGTGGCTGGGATGGTTTGGCTTTAACCCCGGTTCCACCATGGCTGCCGACCCCTTTGCCATTAGCCACATCGTTGTCACCACTAACCTGGCCGCTGCCATGGGAGCCCTCGCGGCCACCGTCACCTCCTGGGTCTACCTCACCAAGCCCGACCTGTCGATGATTATCAACGGCGTGCTGGCAGGGCTGGTGGCCATCACCGCCCCCTGTGCCTACGTCAACCTGGGTAGCGCCGCCTTGATTGGTCTGCTAGCCGGGGTACTGGTGGTGTTTTCAGTGACGTTTGTGGATCGCCTCAAAATTGATGACCCCGTCGGAGCCATTTCCGTCCACCTGGTTTGCGGCGTGTGGGGCACTCTCGCCGTAGGGCTATTTAGCGTTGGCCCCGGTATCTATCCCTGGTATGGCCCCGGCGATGGCCCGCTAGCGGGCCTGTTCCTGGGAGGTGGGCTAGTGCAACTTCTCGTTCAACTGCTGGGGATCGTGGCCGTCGCGGCGTTTACGGTACTGTTCAGCTTGACGAGCTGGCTGATTATCAAAGCCTCCATTGGTATCCGGGTTTCTGCCAACGAAGAGCACAACGGCCTAGACCTCGGTGAGCACGCCATGGAAGCCTACCCCGAGTTTGACATCACCCACTAGCAAGCCTAGAACCCCGGTTTCTCGAAGTCGAAGAAGTCGGGGTTCTGTTGGAATTAACCCGCAGATTCAGGAACTTCAGGCTCAGGCAAAGTCACCTCTTCATAGAGATCCGCCATATCGCCCTCCCAATTCACGCTGGTTAGGACAACCCGATCCCCCTCAGCGTAGGGATGCAGCACCCACAGCCCCTCCTCATTGCGGCGAAACACCTCCACCTGCTGGCGAGTTTGGGAAATCAGCGCGTACTCTTCCAGGCTGTCTAAGTGGCGGTAATCGGCAAACTTATTGCCCCGGTCAAAGGCTTCGGTACTTTCAGACAGCACCTTCACAATCAGGCAAGGGTTCTGTTTGTAGGTGCTGAGAGCCGTATCCCGTTCGTCGCACGTCACCATCACATCGGGGTAGTAAAAGCGATTGAGGGCTTCAATCCGAGCTTTCATGTCGAGGGCATAGGCCCGACAGCCTTGATCGCGCAAGTGCCCCCGCAGCAAGGCCCACAGGTTGAGCGCTAGGGTGATATGGGCATCGGTGCCGCCTGCCATGGCGTAGATTTCCCCATCGCGATACTCGTGCTTGATGGGGCTGTCGGCTTCGGCAGCGAGGTAGTGTTCTGGGGAAATGTAGTTAAAGGCGGCAACCATAGCGGCACCGGATTCCTGACGATGGATTTTTGGTTCGTCAACGCCAAACCAAAAATTCTGGTGGATGACCTCTGGTTGGGAAGGGCGAGGAGACCTCGCCCCTACGGTGATCGATCTGTCTAGCGGAACATGCTGCTGACGGAGCTTTCTTCGTGGATGCGCCAGATGGCTTCTCCGAGGAGGTTGGCCATGGAGAGGACGGTGAGTTGCTCAAACTGGCGGGCGGTGGTCATGGGGATGGTGTTGGTGACAATCACTTCCTCAAAAATGCCGCTGGAGAGCCGCTCAATCGCTGGGGGGGAGAAGACCGGGTGGGTCGCACAGGCATAGACCTGGCGGGCTCCCTCTTTCTTTAGCAGTCTAGCCCCCTCGCAGATGGTGCCTGCGGTGTCGATCATGTCATCCACTAAGACCGCCGTTTTGCCGCGCACATCGCCGATGACGTTCATCACCTCAGCGACGTTGTGGGCTTGGCGGCGCTTGTCAATAATGGCCAGGGGCGCATCGTTCAGCTTTTTGGCAAAGGCCCGGGCGCGGGCCACGCCACCTGTGTCGGGGGACACCACCACCAAATCTTCCAGCTTTTTGCTGGCGATGTAGTCGATGAGCACTGGAGTGCCGTAGACATGGTCGCAGGGGATGTCAAAATAGCCCTGAATTTGGGCCGAGTGGAGGTCAATGGCGAGGACACGGCTGGCCCCCGCCTTGGCCATTAAGTTGGCGACTAGTTTGGCGGTGATGGATTCCCGTCCAGCGGTTTTGCGGTCGGCCCTGGCATAGCCGTAGTAGGGCACCACCGCCGTAATTTGCCGCGCCGACGCCCGCCGACAGGCATCGATCATAATGAGCAACTCCATCAGGTGATCGTTCACCGGATGGCAGGTGGGCTGGATGAGGTACACATCACAGCCCCGGATGGACTCTTGAATCTGGATGTACAGTTCACCATCGGCGAACCGTTTGCGAACCATGGGCCCCAGATCGATACCGAGATACCGGGCTACCTCACGGGCGAGTTCAACATTGGCGGAACCGGAAAAGAGCTTTAGACGATTGTTATCGCTAAAGGCGGGAAGCGACGGCATCTGAACCGGCAAGGTGGCAGAACGAATCACAGCAGGCCCTCTGAGCATGTTCACCTAGGAAATCCTAACATTCCTAAATCAAAACCTTCTGAGCATTTCTCCTTATTTGGCAGCAGAAATCTCACCAAGAATTGCCCCCAGGGGCTCGTCCAGCGGGAACTAACCCCCACTGGCATTCCAGAAGTCTTGACGGACGGACAGAAAAATCGCTTGTTAACCCACAGCCATGACCGCTAAACGTGTTATCGTCCGCTGACAGAAACGCCTCACCCCAAATTACTGGGGCCAATACTCCATGAAAAAGCTACAAAAACGGCCTACGCCAGCGCTATAAAAAAGAAGTTCATTAGGGAAATATTAGCCAACATTACCAAGCTTTGTCTGCCCTGTCGCCGAACTAGCCCGGTTTCCCGCCCCGGATTGGCACCTCCGATTGACCGTGGCGAGGTAGGTGGGCTCAGGGCGGCTTAAAACTCGTCAGCTAGCCACTCTAACGCGCGGTCGCCTAGGTCGAGGGGGATGCTCACGGCCTTACCCAAGCGAGGTTTCTCACGGGTTTCGGCGATCCAGGCTTGGATATGGGCGCTTTGCCCCCACTCGTTGAGGTACAAAGCCACCTGGTTGAGGTGGGTTAGGTAGTCAGCCTCGCTGAGGGGAAAGGACGCCTGCTCTAGGTAGCGCCACATCACCTGAAGGAAGATTTTGCCCTGGGTGCGACGCAACTGAAGGTCGTAGGAATAACCCCACTTATCCTGCAACAGGGCTTGTAAGTCTTGGCCTGTCATCCCCCCTCCTTCGGCGGTGCTCCGCCCTGCTTGATACATTTCTTTACGATACGGCCTACCCTTCAGATTCGATCCCAGAGCCTATAAATTGGCCTTAAGCCCTCAAAAAAACATCTTTTGGGGGTTAATACCTGGTTTTGGGCCACCCTATCTCGCCAGAAGCGCGTTTTAAGCCCTGATAAATGGCATAATCCAATTTTCTTCCCCCAAGGCGACAGGCCATCCCCAGCCGTTGAACCGCCATCGTGGACGGCTACGAATCTGAGAACATCATGGTGCAATAATACGATTGGTTAAGTTCTAGGCTTCCGTAGGAGGGGGAAATTCCTCCGTCGGCCCCTTGAGGCGATGCCCTTTAAGGCGATGCCCCGTCAGGCGAAGGTCTGGCCATGGGCGCGGTTGTTGCTGACAGCGGTATGGCCAGGGGAGCGTGGATAGTCGCTGATAATACATTTGAACGGGTACACCAGCTAAATTATGACTCAAGTTTCTGGAACCTCCGATGTCCCCGATTTGGGGCGTCGCCAATTTATGAACCTACTGACCTTCGGAGCAGCTACGGGCACCGTCCTGGGGATGCTCTACCCGGTGGTCAAATATTTTGTGCCGCCCTCCAGCGGTGGCGGTGGCGGTGGCGTAACCGCTAAGAACGAACTGGGCAACGATGTGGTGGTTAGCTCGTTCCTGGCCGCCCACAACTCCGGTGATCGCGTTCTGGTGCAAGGTCTGAAGGGTGATCCCACCTACCTCGTGGTGAAGGACAACGGCACCCTGGAAAGCTACGGCATCAACTCTATCTGCACCCACCTGGGCTGCGTGGTGCCCTGGAACGCCAGCGAAAATAAATTTATGTGCCCCTGCCACGGCTCCCAGTACGATGCTACGGGCAAGGTGGTGCGTGGCCCTGCACCCCTGTCTTTGGCCTTGGCCCACGCCGATGTCACCGAAGACGACAAGGTTTCCCTCAGCCCCTGGACGGAAACCGACTTCCGCACGGGCGAAAGCCCCTGGTGGGCCTAGGGCAACTGCCCTCCCCGGTCTCAATGACACACTCCATCGCTATGACATCTATACCCATGACTGCATTCCTTTCATCGGTGCGTCGTTGGCGGCCAGTTGCCGTTGCCTTTGCCACCGTTCTTCTCGTCCTTGGCGGGGTGCTGGTTCAGCCCCAACCCGCCGCCGCCTATCCCTTCTGGGCCCAGGAAAACTATCCCGTCCCCCGCGAAGCCACGGGCCGGATTGTCTGTGCTAACTGCCACTTGGCCGCTAAGCCCACCAAGGTCGAAGTGCCCCAGGCCGTTTTGCCCGACACGGTTTTTCCCCTGAAAGTCGAAATTCCCTACGACCTAAATACTCAGCAAGTGCTGGGTGACGGTAGCAAGGGCGGCCTCAACGTTGGTGCCGTGGTGGTTCTGCCCGAAGGCTTCAAGCTAGCCCCCGCAGATCGGATCCCTGAAGATCTAGCGGAAGAAGTGGGCGGCACCTACTTCATGCCCTACAGCGACACCCAGGAAAATATCCTCATCGTTGGCCCCCTGCCCGGTGAACAGTATCAGGAGATCGTCTTCCCGATTCTGTCTCCCGATCCTACGACCAACAAAGCCGTTTCCTTTGGTAAGTACTCAATCCACGTCGGCGGCAACCGTGGCCGTGGCCAGGTGTACCCCACCGGGCAAAACAGCAACAACTATGCGGTTAACGCCTCTGTCTCCGGCACCGTGGCCGACATCGAAGCCCAGGCTGGTGGTGGCTACGCCGTATCCATCCTGACTGAGGGTGGCGAAACCGTGGTAGACAGCATCCCCGCTGGCCCTGAGCTGATTGTTTCCGCAGGCGACGCCGTGGAAGCCGGGAAGCCCCTGACCACTAACCCCAACGTGGGCGGTTTTGGCCAGATCGACACCGAAATCGTGCTGCAAAGCCCCAACCGGATTAAGGGTCTGATCGCCTTCGTGGCGGCGGTTATGCTGACCCAAATCATGCTGGTGCTGAAGAAGAAGCAAGTCGAGCGCGTCCAAGCCGCCGAAATGAGCTTCTAAGGCCCAGACCTAACGGTTTACTAACCATGAATCACGGGGGTACTTCGGTACCCCCTTTTTTATTGATCGTTGGCCCACCCTTGCGGCTACCCCCTGAATTCCTCTCTCGACGAAAAAGAGACTTTGAAAAATCGGTGAGATTTTCGATTCCTGTGGGAGCGGGACTGGGGTGAGGGTGCAGGACATTTGGCCATGCATCCAGCCTATTTATCCGCGTTTGTTGATAGAAATCGTGACGGGTCTCTGTGCATTACGCTACAATTGTTAAGACTTTTTGCATATTCGGAACTTATCTTGAGCTTCTGGCTGGCGGGTGCTTGGGCTGAGTTTCGTAGCCCGTTTGTACTGCCGACGCTTTACCCTTTACCTTTCATTTATGACTCTTCCTATCCGCAACGTCGCGATCATTGCCCACGTTGACCACGGTAAAACCACCCTGGTTGATGCGCTGCTCAAGCAATCTGGTATTTTCCGCGAGGGGGAAGAGGTTCCAGACTGCGTCATGGACTCCAACGATCTGGAACGGGAGCGCGGCATCACGATTCTGTCCAAAAACACCGCCGTTCGCTACCAAGACACGCTGATTAACATCGTAGACACCCCTGGCCACGCCGACTTTGGCGGCGAGGTAGAGCGCGTTTTGGGGATGGTAGACGGCTGCATCCTGATTGTGGACGCCAACGAAGGCCCCATGCCCCAAACCCGCTTTGTGCTGAAAAAAGCGCTAGAAAAGGGTCTGCGTCCCATCGTCGTGATCAACAAAATTGACCGGGGTCAGGCTGAGCCCCACGGCGCGGTAGACAAGGTGCTGGATCTGTTCCTCGAGCTAGGGGCCGACGACGACCAGTGCGAGTTTCCCTACCTCTTTGCCTCCGGCATGGCAGGGTTTGCCAAGCTGAAGCTGGAGGACGAAAACGTCGATATGAAGCCCCTGTTCGAGTCCATCCTCGACCATGTGCCGCCCCCGGTGGGCGATGTGAACAAGCCCCTCCAGCTTCAAGTCACCACGCTCGACTACTCCGAATACCTGGGCCGGATTGTGATTGGCAAACTCCACAACGGCACCATCAACGCCGGACAGCAGGCCGCCCTGATGAAGGAAGACGGCTCCATGGTGAAATCCAAAATCACCAAGCTGCTGGGTTTTGAGGGTCTGCGCCGGATTGAAATCGAGCAGGCCACCGCTGGCCAAATCGTGGCCGTGGCGGGCTTTGCCGATGCCAACATTGGCGAAACCATCACCTGCCCCAACAATCCCCAAGCCCTGCCGCTAATCAAGGTAGACGAACCCACCCTGCAAATGACCTTCGTGGTCAATGATTCTCCCTTCGCCGGACAGGAGGGCAGCTTCGTCACCTCTCGGCAACTGCGGGATCGGCTGATGCGGGAACTGGAAACCAACGTGGCCCTGCGGGTGGAACCCACCGATTCCCCAGATCGCTTTGCGGTCTCCGGTCGGGGTGAACTGCACCTGGGCATTTTGATCGAAACCATGCGCCGGGAAGGCTACGAGTTCCAGGTGTCTCAGCCCCAGGTAATCTACCGGGAAGTGAACGGCCAACCCTGCGAACCCTACGAACTGCTGATTCTGGATGTGCCCGAAGACGGTGTCGGCGGCTGTATGGAGCGTCTGGGCCAGCGTCGGGCCGAAATGCAGGACATGCGGGTAATGGGCGATGGCCGCGCCACCCTGGAATTTATCATCCCCGCCCGTGGTCTGATTGGCTTCCGGGGTGAGTTCATGCGCCTCACCCGTGGGGAAGGGATCATGAACCACAGCTTTTTGGACTATCGGCCCCTCTGCGGTGACATTGAGACCCGCCGTAACGGGGTGCTGATCGCCTTTGAGGAAGGGGTGGCCACGTTCTACGCCATGAAGAATGCCGAAGATCGCGGCACGTTCTTCATCACCCCCGGCACCCGCGTCTACAAGGGCATGATCGTGGGCGAACACAACCGCAACCAGGATCTCGACCTGAACGTTTGTAAGACCAAGCAGTTGACCAACCACCGGGCCTCTGGGGGTGACGAACTGGTGCAGCTTCAGACTCCGGTGGATATGAGCCTAGAGCGGGCGCTAGAATACATCGGCCCCGATGAGCTGGTGGAAATCACCCCTGAGTCCATTCGTCTGCGGAAACTGTCGAAGAAGCTGGTGAAGCGTTAAGGAAAGGCGGTTCCTGTTCCTAGAACCGCTCTCCCAACAGCCCTGACCCTGACTCCAGCCTGACCGGGATGCTGCGGCTCCCGCACCTAGGCTGATCCAGGGTTGGGGCTGTTTCTGCATGGGTGGCCCGTGCGACTAGCCGCCCCCCGTTCCGCCACGACTCGTCACACCCAGGATTCCCAATAGCGCCTGAGGCAGAGCCCGCCCCTGCCCTGGCGAGTCTTCGCTTACTTCCCCAGGGGATCAAACCTGCTCTAGCAAGGTCTCCTCGTTATCCGTTGACGAGGCCGCATCCAACAGCGTCAGCAAGGGGCCAACCTGTTCCTGACCGCTGACCGCCAGATCGCTGTGACACAGGAAAACACGCTCGGTTGCACGACCCAGTAGATCGTGGAGGGTGCGCTCTAGACGAGCTTGGTGCAGGGCTTCGAGGTCGTCGCTGCGCCAGGGTCGTCCGGCGTAGGAGGACAGAAAAATCGGAAAGCCAAACAGACTATCGGCGGACAGCCAGCGGGGGGAGCCCACATCCAGCCAAAAGTGCCAGCGGTGGCGCATCCGTTGTAGGCGGTATTGGAACACGGTGGCGAGGACGACCCCCTGCTGAGCCGGGTCGAGGGGCTGGGCTGGATAGGGGTTGGCGGCGACGGTGCCTTGACGCAGCAGGGTGATAAACCGTTCTGTGGCGCTGGTTTCAGGGATTAGGGCAGCGGCAGGATCGGGTAGCAGGGACGAAGACAATCCCGCGTGAAACCCATCGCCGCCGGGGGCTAGATTGAGCCTGTCTACCCGTCTGGAGAACTGGCCACGGGGGGATGAGGGCTGGCGCTGGCGTAGCTGTTCGTCCACCGTCCAGTATTGCTGGGCCGTTTCCACCAGTTCCCGTAGGGCGGTGAGCTGATCGGATGGGAGGTGATGGCCTCCGCCATAGAAGGTTTGAATGGCCCGATCTAAAAAGCCCACCACGCCAGGGATAAACCGCTGCTGGCGCTGTTCCTGCTGCTGGGCAATCCACTGGCGCAGGTGGTTGTAGCACTGGGTGGCCCTATAACCAAGGCGATACCAACGCTCGAAGCGCTCCACGGGCAGCAGTTGGGGGCGATCTAGCTGGGGCGCAAAGCAATGATCCACGAGCAGTTCTGCCCGCACCGGATCAATCTGCACCGTATCAAACCAGGGAGCCACATCGGGGGGCTGGGGACGTTGGCTCAGTACCACCAGCATTTCCGCCACCGAGTCGGCATCGGCTAGGTGGCCCAGGTTGGGATAGACAAAGGTGATCAGCGTGAGTAAAGCCCGCACTAGGGGGGAGTGGATGAGGGGGCGCTGATCATTAAGGGAAGCGGCGGGAATGCCGTGGCTAAGCAGAATTTCCGCTAGGGTATAGCGGGCAATGGCGTCTAGCCCCGGCCCCAGGATGGCAATTTCTCCAGGCGTGACCTGCTTTGCAGCGACGGCTTGGGCAATCACCTCCCCCACCTGCCGCAACAGCGCCCCCCGCGAGACCGTTTGCAGGCTGTGAAAGGGCTCTAGGGGAGTGGGCATAGCTAGGGGATCGGCGACCCAATCCACCATGAGATCGGCCCAGGGGTTAGCTAGGTTGCCCAAGGGCGCAGGCAAGGTTTCTACCACAGCACAAGATTCCCGCAATCCTTCCAGGCGGTCTGGGTCAGCTCGTACCCCCAGGCGCACCTTACCCTGGGGGTTCCAGGTTAGGGCTACGGGGCGGTGGTGGGCCATGAAAATCCGCAGCCATTCGGCAGTCACGGCGGGATATTCGTCTAGATCATCCACCCAAACGCCCCCATAGCGGGCGAGCAGCTTCTCTTGGTAGAGGGGATGGGGCAGCAGGTAGCGCCAGTAGAGTTCTGTCATCACCCCGTAGGTGAGCAGGCTGTGGTTAAGGCACCAATCCCGCCACGCCATGAGGGCTTCTCCCATG contains:
- a CDS encoding Uma2 family endonuclease, which translates into the protein MVAAFNYISPEHYLAAEADSPIKHEYRDGEIYAMAGGTDAHITLALNLWALLRGHLRDQGCRAYALDMKARIEALNRFYYPDVMVTCDERDTALSTYKQNPCLIVKVLSESTEAFDRGNKFADYRHLDSLEEYALISQTRQQVEVFRRNEEGLWVLHPYAEGDRVVLTSVNWEGDMADLYEEVTLPEPEVPESAG
- a CDS encoding SRPBCC family protein, whose product is MSEWLDHSVIVDVNVPVETSWNLWCDLEQMPKWMKWIDSVRIPPETPDLSEWKLASRGLEFTWRSKITNLVEYQIIQWEAIDGLPNKGAIRFYDRKEGQSSVKLTVSYAIPAIIKWMDGLFLGRLVEATLQSDLNRFRDYAQTHHQPPAV
- a CDS encoding ribose-phosphate pyrophosphokinase; translation: MPSLPAFSDNNRLKLFSGSANVELAREVARYLGIDLGPMVRKRFADGELYIQIQESIRGCDVYLIQPTCHPVNDHLMELLIMIDACRRASARQITAVVPYYGYARADRKTAGRESITAKLVANLMAKAGASRVLAIDLHSAQIQGYFDIPCDHVYGTPVLIDYIASKKLEDLVVVSPDTGGVARARAFAKKLNDAPLAIIDKRRQAHNVAEVMNVIGDVRGKTAVLVDDMIDTAGTICEGARLLKKEGARQVYACATHPVFSPPAIERLSSGIFEEVIVTNTIPMTTARQFEQLTVLSMANLLGEAIWRIHEESSVSSMFR
- the petA gene encoding cytochrome f — its product is MTAFLSSVRRWRPVAVAFATVLLVLGGVLVQPQPAAAYPFWAQENYPVPREATGRIVCANCHLAAKPTKVEVPQAVLPDTVFPLKVEIPYDLNTQQVLGDGSKGGLNVGAVVVLPEGFKLAPADRIPEDLAEEVGGTYFMPYSDTQENILIVGPLPGEQYQEIVFPILSPDPTTNKAVSFGKYSIHVGGNRGRGQVYPTGQNSNNYAVNASVSGTVADIEAQAGGGYAVSILTEGGETVVDSIPAGPELIVSAGDAVEAGKPLTTNPNVGGFGQIDTEIVLQSPNRIKGLIAFVAAVMLTQIMLVLKKKQVERVQAAEMSF
- a CDS encoding DUF3067 family protein codes for the protein MTGQDLQALLQDKWGYSYDLQLRRTQGKIFLQVMWRYLEQASFPLSEADYLTHLNQVALYLNEWGQSAHIQAWIAETREKPRLGKAVSIPLDLGDRALEWLADEF
- a CDS encoding ammonium transporter, with the translated sequence MALPWALGLGVGGALAFSPSVFAQAEAPGMVMALSPESLQVAVDTLWVLVAGFLVFFMNAGFCMLETGFCRSKNAVNLLAKNLIVFGLSTLAFWVLGFGIMFGDGNGLFGYSGFFLSGADNSPATGADYQGVYDSLSWAGVPLKAKFFFQLAFAGTAATIVSGAVAERIKFLAFFVFSLLLVGISYPITGHWVWGDGFLSALGFYDFAGSTVVHSVGGWAALIGAILLGPRLGRYQQRPVAMPGHNLSISALGCLILWLGWFGFNPGSTMAADPFAISHIVVTTNLAAAMGALAATVTSWVYLTKPDLSMIINGVLAGLVAITAPCAYVNLGSAALIGLLAGVLVVFSVTFVDRLKIDDPVGAISVHLVCGVWGTLAVGLFSVGPGIYPWYGPGDGPLAGLFLGGGLVQLLVQLLGIVAVAAFTVLFSLTSWLIIKASIGIRVSANEEHNGLDLGEHAMEAYPEFDITH
- the petC gene encoding cytochrome b6-f complex iron-sulfur subunit — translated: MTQVSGTSDVPDLGRRQFMNLLTFGAATGTVLGMLYPVVKYFVPPSSGGGGGGVTAKNELGNDVVVSSFLAAHNSGDRVLVQGLKGDPTYLVVKDNGTLESYGINSICTHLGCVVPWNASENKFMCPCHGSQYDATGKVVRGPAPLSLALAHADVTEDDKVSLSPWTETDFRTGESPWWA
- the typA gene encoding translational GTPase TypA produces the protein MTLPIRNVAIIAHVDHGKTTLVDALLKQSGIFREGEEVPDCVMDSNDLERERGITILSKNTAVRYQDTLINIVDTPGHADFGGEVERVLGMVDGCILIVDANEGPMPQTRFVLKKALEKGLRPIVVINKIDRGQAEPHGAVDKVLDLFLELGADDDQCEFPYLFASGMAGFAKLKLEDENVDMKPLFESILDHVPPPVGDVNKPLQLQVTTLDYSEYLGRIVIGKLHNGTINAGQQAALMKEDGSMVKSKITKLLGFEGLRRIEIEQATAGQIVAVAGFADANIGETITCPNNPQALPLIKVDEPTLQMTFVVNDSPFAGQEGSFVTSRQLRDRLMRELETNVALRVEPTDSPDRFAVSGRGELHLGILIETMRREGYEFQVSQPQVIYREVNGQPCEPYELLILDVPEDGVGGCMERLGQRRAEMQDMRVMGDGRATLEFIIPARGLIGFRGEFMRLTRGEGIMNHSFLDYRPLCGDIETRRNGVLIAFEEGVATFYAMKNAEDRGTFFITPGTRVYKGMIVGEHNRNQDLDLNVCKTKQLTNHRASGGDELVQLQTPVDMSLERALEYIGPDELVEITPESIRLRKLSKKLVKR